The following coding sequences are from one Dreissena polymorpha isolate Duluth1 chromosome 8, UMN_Dpol_1.0, whole genome shotgun sequence window:
- the LOC127841077 gene encoding C-type lectin domain family 4 member F-like, whose product MSGHTANVVCFVIVLMTSRQMTGQAHDVAQLNKRLTLIKTSVDRDISDIRFQILELKMIVEQILVDQRNASDVSIIGGPFIGYGQEITGVHQNEIADLKTKLTTLENRLNTLSSTVSDTEVDKKETEMERNELIENLKAELLTKFEETVTVIIKGYKDLKTHVNLKDSLVDQIHNLSQSVSSEQNKLSRKIEQADAKVVRLDGEVNKLKVDELVEQKKRNELMQNFKTELLQLNAEVKTKCDDRVNVLQKKFEETTAVNMAGYKNLETHMSNQMKNLDQTVISKQNRLSARIDQADAMIARLDGRLNTLDGFSRAIEELKAKTDKCIDVAARNCRDDYTSFQGSCYHFGNVQGTYTESKHYCRQHGGHLANIKTSLENYFVKNHVRQMQTRHWWIGLNDQMVEGHFIWDDDNTAATFTDWGTNQPQGGHEDCVALDHQDGYMWGDFPCTMQLFPVCKAQ is encoded by the exons ATGTCGGGACACACCGCCAATGTCGTCTGCTTCGTCATCGTCCTGATGACGTCCCGTCAAATGACCGGACAGGCGCATGACGTGGCACAGCTGAACAAAAGATTGACGCTCATCAAAACTTCTGTTGATCGTGACATCAGCGACATACGGTTCCAGATCTTGGAACTGAAGATGATCGTTGAGCAGATACTGGTCGATCAGAGGAACGCTAGCGATGTGTCCATAATTGGAGGACCATTCATTGGCTATG GCCAGGAAATAACAGGTGTTCATCAAAACGAGATTGCAGACCTGAAAACCAAGTTAACAACCCTGGAAAACAGACTGAATACATTATCTAGTACTGTTAGCGACACAGAGGTCGACAAAAAGGAAACTGAAATGGAAAGAAACGAATTAATTGAGAACTTAAAAGCTGAACTTCTTACAAAGTTTGAAGAAACCGTAACGGTTATCATAAAAGGTTATAAGGACCTCAAGACGCATGTTAACTTGAAAGACTCTTTGGTCGATCAAATACATAACCTTTCCCAGTCGGTGAGTTCCGAACAAAACAAGCTAAGTAGGAAGATTGAACAGGCAGATGCGAAAGTCGTTAGACTGGATGGTGAAGTGAACAAGCTCAAAGTCGACGAATTAGTCGAGCAAAAGAAAAGAAACGAACTGATGCAAAACTTCAAAACTGAACTTCTTCAGTTGAACGCAGAAGTTAAAACAAAATGCGACGATAGAGTCAACGTTCTTCAAAAGAAGTTTGAGGAAACCACAGCGGTGAATATGGCAGGTTACAAGAATCTGGAGACGCACATGtccaatcaaatgaaaaatcttgACCAGACGGTGATCTCCAAACAAAACAGACTAAGTGCGAGGATTGACCAGGCAGATGCAATGATCGCAAGACTGGATGGTAGATTGAACACGCTGGATGGCTTTTCGAGAGCGATCGAAGAGCTGAAAGCAAAGACTGACAAGTGCATAG ATGTAGCTGCCAGAAACTGTCGGGATGACTACACCTCATTCCAAGGGTCTTGTTACCATTTTGGGAACGTGCAGGGAACATACACTGAGTCGAAG CACTATTGTCGACAACATGGGGGTCATCTAGCAAACATAAAGACATCGTTGGAAAACTACTTCGTCAAGAATCATGTCAGACAAATGCAAA CTCGCCATTGGTGGATAGGTCTGAACGATCAGATGGTAGAAGGACACTTCATTTGGGATGACGACAATACAGCGGCGACATTTACAG ACTGGGGCACCAACCAGCCTCAAGGAGGCCACGAAGACTGTGTTGCTCTCGACCATCAGGATGGCTATATGTGGGGAGATTTCCCGTGCACTATGCAGCTGTTTCCAGTCTGCAAAGCACAGTAA